The Spirosoma sp. SC4-14 DNA window TAAAGGCTTCCTGCGGAATTTCTACATTGCCGACCTGCCGCATCCGTTTCTTTCCTTTTTTCTGTTTTTCGAGCAGTTTACGTTTCCGCGAAATATCACCGCCATAGCACTTTGCCAACACGTCTTTGCGAAGTGCGCTTAGGGTCTCACGGGCAATGATTTTCTGACCGATAGCGGCCTGAATAGCTATTTCGAACTGTTGGCGTGGAATTAATTCCCGAAGCTTCTCGCACAGTTTTTTACCCCATTCATACGATTTTGACCGGTGAACGATGGCCGATAACGCATCGACTTTATCGCCGTTGAGCATCACATCCAGCTTCACCATGTCCGATTCGCGATTGTCCATAAACTCATAATCAAGCGAAGCATAACCACGGGAAATTGTTTTGAGTTTATCGAAAAAATCGAATACAACTTCTGCCAATGGCATCTCAAACTGGAGTTCAACCCGATCGGCAGTCAGGTAAACCTGATTTTTGAGAATACTTCGTTTGTCCATACACAAGCTCATGATTCCGCCAACGTATTCGGCCTTCGTAATGATCTGGGCTCTAATGAACGGTTCTTCAATGAAGTCGATCAGGTTTGGTTCGGGCATATCGGCTGGTGCCGATACCTGAATTTCCTGGCCTTTGGTTGTTAATACCTCAAACCGTACCGATGGTACGGTAGTGATGACAGTCATGTCGAACTCACGTTCCAGTCGCTCCTGTACAATTTCCATGTGCAGCATTCCCAGGAAGCCACAACGGAACCCAAAGCCCAAAGCCGCCGATGTTTCGGGTTCCCAAACCAGAGCAGCATCGTTGAGCTGAAGCTTTTCCATCGCATCACGCAAGTCTTCAAATTCGCTGGTTTCTACCGGATAGATACCGGCAAATACCATCGGTTTAACTTCTGAGAAGCCCTGAATGGCAGTTTTAGCCGGGTTGTCGATGGTTGTAACGGTATCGCCCACCTTTACTTCTTTAGCCACTTTAATACCTGATATCAGGTACCCTACATCGCCACATTCGATAACGTCTTTGGGCTCCTGGGTCAGACGTAGAGTTCCAATCTCATCGGCAAAATACTCTTTGCCGGTATTCATGAATTTCACCTTGTCTCCCTTGCGAATGCGGCCGTTTTTAACCCGAAAAATAACTTCAATACCTCGGTAAGAGTTAAAATGTGAGTCGAAAATAAGGGCTTGCAGCGGAGCATCAGGGTCGCCTTTCGGTGGGGGAATCCGTTCGACGATGGCAGCCAGGATTTCGGGAACGCCGATTCCTTCTTTACCCGATGCCGGAATGATGTCGTTACGGTCGCAGCCCAGCAGGTCGACCATCTCGTCTTTAATTTCTTCGGGCATAGCACCGGGCAGGTCAATCTTATTCAGCACAGGAATAATGACCAGATCGTTGTTAAGTGCCAGATACAGGTTGGAGATTGTCTGTGCTTCGGTACCCTGTGAGGCATCAACGAGTAGGAGAGCACCCTCGCAGGCAGCAATTGACCGCGATACTTCGTAGCTAAAATCGACGTGACCAGGCGTATCGATCAGATTTAGTGTATACAACTCGCCGTTGTACATATAATCCATTTGAATGGCATGGCTCTTGATGGTAATACC harbors:
- the lepA gene encoding translation elongation factor 4, which translates into the protein MKHIRNFCIIAHIDHGKSTLADRLLEFTKTVGSRDMQAQLLDDMDLERERGITIKSHAIQMDYMYNGELYTLNLIDTPGHVDFSYEVSRSIAACEGALLLVDASQGTEAQTISNLYLALNNDLVIIPVLNKIDLPGAMPEEIKDEMVDLLGCDRNDIIPASGKEGIGVPEILAAIVERIPPPKGDPDAPLQALIFDSHFNSYRGIEVIFRVKNGRIRKGDKVKFMNTGKEYFADEIGTLRLTQEPKDVIECGDVGYLISGIKVAKEVKVGDTVTTIDNPAKTAIQGFSEVKPMVFAGIYPVETSEFEDLRDAMEKLQLNDAALVWEPETSAALGFGFRCGFLGMLHMEIVQERLEREFDMTVITTVPSVRFEVLTTKGQEIQVSAPADMPEPNLIDFIEEPFIRAQIITKAEYVGGIMSLCMDKRSILKNQVYLTADRVELQFEMPLAEVVFDFFDKLKTISRGYASLDYEFMDNRESDMVKLDVMLNGDKVDALSAIVHRSKSYEWGKKLCEKLRELIPRQQFEIAIQAAIGQKIIARETLSALRKDVLAKCYGGDISRKRKLLEKQKKGKKRMRQVGNVEIPQEAFMAVLKIN